One genomic region from Nocardia vinacea encodes:
- a CDS encoding ABC transporter ATP-binding protein encodes MVVNYGRIQALHGVSLRVAEGELVTLLGANGAGKTTTMRALSGLLPLTRGKIRFEGRDITHMKAHERVTHGLIQAPEGRGVFPGMTVQENLDMGCYGRAFKQKAEYGQTLEWVFELFPRLSERRKQVGGTLSGGEQQMLAIGRSLMARPRLLLLDEPSMGLAPMVIQQIFRIISEINQQGTTVLLVEQNAQQALTRSDRAYILETGEVTKSGIGGDLLTDPAVKSAYLGVG; translated from the coding sequence ATGGTCGTCAACTACGGCAGAATTCAAGCGCTGCACGGGGTTTCGCTTCGCGTCGCCGAGGGTGAGCTGGTGACTCTGCTCGGCGCCAACGGCGCGGGGAAGACCACCACCATGCGTGCGCTGTCCGGGTTGCTGCCGCTGACCCGCGGCAAGATCAGGTTCGAGGGTCGTGACATCACCCACATGAAGGCGCACGAGCGGGTGACGCACGGGTTGATCCAGGCGCCTGAGGGGCGGGGTGTCTTCCCCGGTATGACGGTCCAGGAAAACCTCGATATGGGTTGCTACGGAAGGGCTTTCAAGCAGAAGGCGGAGTACGGCCAGACGCTGGAGTGGGTTTTCGAGCTGTTCCCGCGGCTGTCCGAGCGACGCAAGCAGGTCGGTGGCACGCTCTCCGGCGGTGAGCAGCAGATGCTGGCCATCGGCCGCTCGCTCATGGCCCGCCCGCGCCTGCTGCTGCTCGATGAACCGTCGATGGGCTTGGCGCCCATGGTGATTCAGCAGATCTTCCGGATCATCAGCGAGATCAACCAGCAGGGCACCACGGTGCTGTTGGTCGAGCAGAATGCCCAGCAGGCGCTCACTCGTAGCGATCGCGCCTACATCCTGGAGACCGGTGAGGTCACCAAGAGCGGTATCGGCGGGGATCTGCTCACCGATCCCGCGGTGAAGTCGGCCTACCTGGGCGTGGGCTAG
- a CDS encoding DUF885 domain-containing protein, with amino-acid sequence MDGHDELTNLADRYWDSVLAAAPSTATLLGDHRFDDRVEDCSPEAEQRLLATLRELRDQVVGLDAEKLDGTDRVTRGLLRTELDTAIDNLAWRPTELASDQMDGVHAGMLMMATQTKAPQPEHAHALVRRYRQFGTLFDQAVQQFRNGLAAGRTPARITIERSLNQLDGYLASDIATDPFTTFAGPADWAGEAAWRADLTEVAREMIRPAFQRYRDVLADELRPAARPDDKCGLCWLGADGEDIYRRQLRRHTTLPDLGADEIHELGLSELALLRAEYAAVGTRLFGTADTAEIFTRLRRDTELRYISGEEIMADAQRALGAAAAEMGNWFGRLPKESCDIVPVPEFLAADAPAAYYFPPAADGSRPGTYFVNQHEPTGRSRYETAAVAYHEAIPGHHLQLTIANELDQLPRFQRQSFANTAFVEGWALYTERLADEMGLYDDDLARVGMLAADSWRSCRLVVDTGIHAKGWSRQQAIDFMVANAPVGLTEIEVEIDRYIAIPGQAVAYKVGQLEIRRQRRRAAERLGAAFDIKAFHDVVLGSGSVSLPVLRELVATL; translated from the coding sequence GTGGACGGGCATGACGAACTGACGAATCTGGCCGACCGCTACTGGGACAGCGTGCTGGCGGCGGCACCGAGCACGGCCACCCTGCTGGGCGACCACCGCTTCGACGACCGCGTCGAGGATTGCTCGCCCGAGGCCGAACAGCGACTGCTCGCGACCTTGCGCGAGTTGCGCGATCAGGTCGTCGGTCTCGACGCCGAAAAGCTCGACGGAACCGACCGGGTCACCCGCGGTCTGCTGCGCACCGAACTGGATACGGCCATCGACAATCTGGCGTGGCGGCCGACCGAACTGGCATCGGACCAGATGGACGGTGTGCACGCGGGCATGCTCATGATGGCCACCCAGACCAAGGCGCCGCAGCCCGAACACGCGCACGCCCTGGTCCGGCGGTATCGCCAGTTCGGCACGCTATTCGACCAGGCGGTCCAGCAGTTCCGCAACGGCCTGGCCGCGGGCCGCACGCCGGCCCGCATAACCATCGAACGCTCGCTCAACCAGCTGGATGGCTATCTGGCCTCCGATATCGCCACCGATCCGTTCACCACCTTCGCCGGACCGGCGGACTGGGCCGGGGAAGCCGCCTGGCGTGCCGACCTCACCGAGGTCGCCCGCGAGATGATTCGCCCGGCCTTCCAACGCTATCGAGACGTACTGGCCGATGAATTGCGGCCCGCCGCCCGTCCCGATGACAAATGCGGCCTGTGCTGGCTCGGTGCCGACGGCGAGGACATCTACCGGCGGCAGCTGCGCCGCCACACCACCCTGCCCGATCTCGGTGCGGACGAGATCCACGAACTCGGTCTCTCCGAATTGGCGCTGCTGCGTGCGGAGTACGCCGCGGTCGGGACCCGGCTGTTCGGTACTGCCGATACCGCCGAAATCTTCACCCGCCTGCGCCGGGATACCGAACTGCGTTACATCAGTGGCGAGGAGATCATGGCCGATGCGCAGCGTGCGCTCGGCGCGGCGGCCGCGGAGATGGGCAACTGGTTCGGCCGCCTGCCCAAGGAATCCTGCGATATCGTCCCGGTGCCGGAATTCCTGGCCGCGGATGCGCCTGCGGCGTACTACTTTCCGCCCGCCGCGGACGGATCCAGGCCCGGCACCTACTTCGTGAACCAGCACGAACCCACCGGCCGCAGCCGCTACGAGACGGCGGCGGTTGCCTATCACGAGGCGATTCCGGGGCATCACCTGCAACTCACCATCGCCAATGAACTCGATCAGCTGCCGCGATTCCAACGGCAGTCCTTCGCGAATACCGCCTTCGTCGAGGGCTGGGCGCTCTACACCGAACGTCTTGCCGACGAAATGGGTTTGTACGACGACGATTTGGCGCGCGTCGGCATGCTTGCCGCCGATTCGTGGCGCTCGTGCCGACTCGTCGTCGATACCGGAATCCACGCCAAGGGCTGGAGTCGTCAGCAGGCCATCGACTTCATGGTGGCCAACGCACCGGTAGGGCTGACCGAAATCGAGGTCGAGATCGACCGCTATATCGCGATCCCCGGTCAGGCCGTGGCCTATAAGGTCGGTCAGCTCGAGATTCGTCGGCAACGCCGGCGGGCGGCCGAGCGGCTCGGTGCCGCCTTCGACATCAAGGCATTCCACGATGTGGTGCTCGGCTCCGGCTCGGTCAGCCTGCCGGTGCTGCGCGAACTTGTGGCCACACTGTGA
- a CDS encoding neutral zinc metallopeptidase — MNGTFSSRLGPLRGKRIVLIWAVLGVIGALTATGLLVTGRSTDAGEMHAARTISDSTTPGFAGALPDSANPIGDAAPPVAFAPLAGLSPAGMPVASSRAVQALADHPLFAQHVGLGRVDCKLPAWHDDPETARAFYRSAIACLDASWEPTLRGAGLPFHPPRLLAPTESRDVASQCVQRLRNGPTTFYCALDETLVLPYDAMRPLSSGSRRGAQLAVLSTEYGHHVQNLIGVMQAYNEKRATVGKETIAGREQSRRMELQARCFSGMFLGTNFGRADIDEQTWTEASHTVQSGHVTRDPRMQGTEENVWGWWKWGSDKGDTWECNTWYSSPAHVE, encoded by the coding sequence ATGAACGGCACGTTCAGCTCTCGGCTCGGTCCGCTGCGCGGCAAACGCATCGTGCTGATCTGGGCGGTGCTCGGTGTGATCGGTGCGCTCACCGCGACGGGTCTGCTCGTGACCGGACGCTCCACCGACGCGGGTGAAATGCACGCCGCGCGTACAATTTCCGATTCGACGACACCGGGATTCGCGGGCGCCCTGCCCGACTCGGCGAATCCGATCGGCGATGCCGCGCCCCCGGTCGCCTTCGCGCCGTTGGCCGGGTTATCGCCGGCCGGGATGCCGGTCGCGTCGAGTCGGGCGGTGCAGGCGCTGGCCGATCATCCGCTCTTCGCCCAGCACGTCGGACTCGGCAGGGTCGATTGCAAACTGCCCGCCTGGCACGACGATCCGGAGACGGCGCGGGCCTTCTACCGGTCCGCGATCGCCTGCCTGGACGCGTCATGGGAACCGACACTGCGCGGCGCCGGACTGCCGTTCCATCCGCCGCGGCTACTCGCCCCCACCGAATCCCGTGATGTGGCAAGCCAATGCGTGCAGCGACTGCGCAACGGCCCGACAACGTTCTACTGCGCCCTCGACGAAACCCTGGTCCTGCCGTACGACGCTATGCGGCCGCTGTCCAGCGGATCGCGCCGCGGCGCCCAATTGGCCGTCCTCAGTACCGAATACGGCCACCACGTGCAGAACCTGATCGGCGTCATGCAGGCCTACAACGAAAAACGTGCGACCGTCGGCAAGGAAACCATCGCCGGTCGCGAGCAGAGCCGCCGCATGGAACTGCAGGCCCGTTGCTTCTCCGGCATGTTCCTCGGCACCAACTTCGGCCGTGCCGATATCGATGAACAAACCTGGACCGAAGCCTCCCACACCGTCCAGAGCGGCCATGTCACCCGCGATCCACGCATGCAGGGCACCGAAGAAAACGTGTGGGGCTGGTGGAAATGGGGCTCCGACAAGGGCGACACCTGGGAGTGCAATACCTGGTACAGCTCCCCGGCACACGTGGAATGA
- a CDS encoding nuclear transport factor 2 family protein: MTTTRAALQNFFAAEAAYITDGANFDAMAACLAPDVVMYQAEHLPYGGEWHGPDGIEKFMAAMSRTWASLEFIEQRFVVDGETVVIYNRGRMLARATDRMLETSVMQLMTFRDGLIAEIRPFYLDTAAVVEVLTEAHR, from the coding sequence GTGACCACAACCCGCGCAGCACTGCAGAACTTCTTCGCCGCCGAAGCCGCCTACATCACCGACGGCGCGAATTTCGATGCGATGGCCGCCTGCTTGGCTCCCGATGTCGTCATGTACCAGGCCGAGCACCTCCCCTACGGCGGCGAATGGCACGGCCCCGACGGCATCGAGAAATTCATGGCGGCAATGAGCCGGACCTGGGCATCGTTGGAGTTCATCGAGCAGCGGTTCGTGGTGGACGGCGAGACGGTGGTCATCTACAACCGCGGCCGCATGCTGGCCCGCGCCACCGACCGGATGCTGGAGACCTCGGTGATGCAGCTGATGACCTTCCGCGACGGGCTGATCGCCGAGATCCGGCCGTTCTATCTGGACACGGCGGCCGTCGTCGAGGTGCTGACCGAAGCGCACCGCTGA